One region of Carya illinoinensis cultivar Pawnee chromosome 8, C.illinoinensisPawnee_v1, whole genome shotgun sequence genomic DNA includes:
- the LOC122317750 gene encoding glutamic acid-rich protein-like isoform X2, whose protein sequence is MQYSRSSAYIPRFRRTNAEAPVFNNDSAVTRVGSRGSILLEDNHPVEKAANFETRKWIPQRVVRARGASPKGSFEDTISIETRPGGTITWDIYSKLHGRVQFGPTPTRQTSQQSIPTSEQEDCISKGEFDKIRDELIKLRNLMKTSMHAQASRKNQIDDEEEEKDEEEEDDEDEEEDEEEEDEEEDVEEEEDEYEEDEYEEEDEEYEEYEKDEEYEEEEEY, encoded by the exons ATGCAGTACAGCCGCTCAAGTGCTTACATTCCACGCTTCCGGAGGACGAACGCTGAGGCTCCCGTTTTTAACAACGACTCAGCCGTAACCCGCGTTGGATCCAGAG GTTCAATTCTTCTTGAAGACAATCATCCGGTTGAAAAAGCTGCCAACTTTGAGACTAGGAAGTGGATCCCCCAACGTGTTGTCCGTGCTAGAGGAGCCAGTCCGAAGGGGTCCTTTGAG GACACAATCTCCATTGAAACGAGGCCTGGAGGAACCATCACGTGGGACATTTATTCAAAACTACATGGACGTGTGCAGTTTGGGCCAACTCCTACTAGGCAAACTAGTCAACAATCTATACCAACTTCTGAGCAAGAAGATTGTATATCTAAGGGGGAGTTTGATAAAATACGGGATGAATTAATCAAGTTGCGGAACTTAATGAAAACCTCCATGCATGCACAG GCTTCAAGAAAAAATCAAATAGatgatgaagaggaagaaaaggatgaagaggaagaagatgatgaagacgaagaagaggatgaagaagaagaagatgaagaagaggatgtagaggaagaagaagatgaatatGAAGAAGATGAATATGAAGAAGAGGATGAAGAATATGAGGAATATGAAAAAGATGAAGAatatgaagaagaggaagagtaTTAA
- the LOC122317750 gene encoding glutamic acid-rich protein-like isoform X1, translated as MDPDKYSRSSAYIPRFRRTNAEAPVFNNDSAVTRVGSRGSILLEDNHPVEKAANFETRKWIPQRVVRARGASPKGSFEDTISIETRPGGTITWDIYSKLHGRVQFGPTPTRQTSQQSIPTSEQEDCISKGEFDKIRDELIKLRNLMKTSMHAQASRKNQIDDEEEEKDEEEEDDEDEEEDEEEEDEEEDVEEEEDEYEEDEYEEEDEEYEEYEKDEEYEEEEEY; from the exons ATGGATCCCGACAAG TACAGCCGCTCAAGTGCTTACATTCCACGCTTCCGGAGGACGAACGCTGAGGCTCCCGTTTTTAACAACGACTCAGCCGTAACCCGCGTTGGATCCAGAG GTTCAATTCTTCTTGAAGACAATCATCCGGTTGAAAAAGCTGCCAACTTTGAGACTAGGAAGTGGATCCCCCAACGTGTTGTCCGTGCTAGAGGAGCCAGTCCGAAGGGGTCCTTTGAG GACACAATCTCCATTGAAACGAGGCCTGGAGGAACCATCACGTGGGACATTTATTCAAAACTACATGGACGTGTGCAGTTTGGGCCAACTCCTACTAGGCAAACTAGTCAACAATCTATACCAACTTCTGAGCAAGAAGATTGTATATCTAAGGGGGAGTTTGATAAAATACGGGATGAATTAATCAAGTTGCGGAACTTAATGAAAACCTCCATGCATGCACAG GCTTCAAGAAAAAATCAAATAGatgatgaagaggaagaaaaggatgaagaggaagaagatgatgaagacgaagaagaggatgaagaagaagaagatgaagaagaggatgtagaggaagaagaagatgaatatGAAGAAGATGAATATGAAGAAGAGGATGAAGAATATGAGGAATATGAAAAAGATGAAGAatatgaagaagaggaagagtaTTAA